Proteins found in one Fundidesulfovibrio terrae genomic segment:
- the hflC gene encoding protease modulator HflC: protein MRRVVILALSALVAAIVVMQCVFTVDETQQALVLQLGKPVSDSLGPGLHFKLPFVQNVVYIDSRVLHYEANPAEVLTKEKKTLVVDNYAKWRIVDPLQFYRSLGTVERAKSRLDDLVYAEVRVAIGSYSMEEVVSSRRAEIMAIVTSNVNDTVKNFGLQIMDVRVKRTDLPAQNEKAIFGRMKAERERTAKLYRSEGQEESAKIKSGAERERTVIVAEANKQSEVIRGEGDAVATKTYAESLGQSPEFYSFMRSMDAYKKSLRENGRVVMTPGSGFMKYLK, encoded by the coding sequence GTGCGCAGAGTAGTCATCCTCGCCCTGTCGGCCCTGGTGGCGGCCATCGTGGTCATGCAGTGCGTCTTCACCGTGGACGAAACCCAGCAGGCCCTGGTGCTGCAGCTGGGCAAGCCGGTCTCGGATTCGCTGGGACCCGGTCTGCACTTCAAGCTGCCCTTCGTACAGAATGTGGTCTACATCGACTCCCGGGTGCTGCACTACGAGGCCAACCCGGCCGAGGTGCTCACCAAGGAAAAGAAAACGCTGGTGGTGGACAACTACGCCAAGTGGCGCATTGTTGACCCGCTGCAGTTCTACCGCAGCCTGGGCACCGTGGAGCGCGCCAAGTCCCGCCTGGACGACCTGGTCTACGCCGAGGTGCGCGTGGCCATAGGCAGCTATTCCATGGAGGAGGTGGTCTCCTCGCGCAGGGCCGAAATCATGGCCATCGTCACCAGCAACGTCAACGACACGGTCAAGAACTTCGGCCTGCAGATCATGGACGTGCGGGTCAAGCGCACGGACCTTCCGGCCCAGAACGAGAAGGCCATCTTCGGGCGCATGAAGGCCGAGCGCGAGCGCACGGCCAAGCTGTACCGCTCCGAGGGCCAGGAGGAGTCGGCCAAGATCAAGTCCGGCGCGGAACGGGAGCGCACGGTCATCGTGGCCGAAGCCAACAAGCAGTCCGAGGTCATCCGTGGCGAAGGCGACGCCGTGGCCACCAAGACCTATGCCGAGTCCCTGGGCCAGTCGCCGGAGTTCTACAGCTTCATGCGCAGCATGGATGCCTACAAGAAATCCTTGCGGGAGAACGGCCGGGTGGTCATGACCCCGGGTTCTGGCTTCATGAAGTACCTGAAATAA